In the genome of Rhodamnia argentea isolate NSW1041297 chromosome 3, ASM2092103v1, whole genome shotgun sequence, one region contains:
- the LOC115754998 gene encoding protein CHROMATIN REMODELING 4 isoform X2, translated as MKDDCSLTNEISNSNWVLKRKRRKLPCGLDLVNGKEQNSVALEETTTSARNKLKSEISPDLSSSKKKGNDGYYYECVICDVGGDLLCCDSCPRTYHLECLDPPLKRIPLGKWQCPKCCSKNDSVEPISHLNSSLRRARTKISGSRSKTLSSTEKVSRILGSSHFPSKRSLSGGKSVVTPEVQPLEGKPDLSPGEDPCTIKPGCPSLVSTEGISSSQKNDDEQKVDVPPAKAHSTRRLTSPSAPASSHSQLVNSEQDDEASEKNSQCSDGFNSPDSQVGIGIGASKKRVKKRKHVQKNDIHKKRRTDNGKQTIATSKSKNNDCKQTIATFKRHGSKKNAAKPGIGNSQSRKRTIVNRGSRSAIEENGGKEGSHGPTKQKKLSGELKSPPVKPKKRDRHVNDTPVCISGTIGEFQQVDRVLGCRVREKQDRHRDSTSGEIHLDAGDSADLVDDKQADISIDSDIKLHNLNVHESSLTKDCKNCTCMDSSKSDTKHLASETNVFEDCDESSKATNDQKGPNDGVLADSVNFIKLNSNDKDDVTTTGEIRVSVEENNNGVQDEAGTGFSPESINQEPEPAECASVDQEAPSYEFLVKWVGKSNIHNSWLPESQLKILARRKLENYKAKYGTSVINICEERWKQPQRIIALRSSKDGIREAFVKWTGLSYDECTWEKLDEPILKESSILIDVFNQLEQQALEKDSSRHDSTKERTGHPSEIITLTEQPNELKGGSLFPHQLEALNWLRKCWCKSKNVILADEMGLGKTVSACAFISSLYCEFKASLPCLVLVPLSTMPNWLSEFSLWAPGLNVVEYHGSAKARTVIRQHEWHASDPIDGNRKTVSHKFNVLLTTYEMVIADSSHLRGVPWEVLVVDEGHRLKNSSSKLFTLLNTFSFQHRVLLTGTPLQNNLGEMYNLLSFLQPTSFPSVSLFEEKFNDLTTAEKVEELKKLVAPHMLRRLKKDAMQNIPPKTERVVPVELSSIQAEYYRAILTKNYQILRNIGKGVAQQSMLNIVMQLRKVCNHPYLIPGTEPDSGSVEFLHEMRIKASAKLTLLHSMLKAFFKEGHRVLIFSQMTKLLDILEDYLTIEFGPKTYERVDGSVSVTDRQAAIARFNQDKSRFVFLLSTRSCGLGINLATADTVIIYDSDFNPHADIQAMNRAHRIGQSNRLLVYRLVVQASVEERILQLAKKKLMLDQLFVNKSGSQKEVEDILRWGTEELFGDSSNGGKESSDNDNSKTEPMLDAEHKHRKRAGSLGDVYKDKCADGSSKIVWDDNAIFKLLDRSNLQDGSTECAEGDAVNDMLGSVKSLEWNDELMEEREGGESPPVLSEDVCVANSVKKEDSVVNVPEENEWDRLLRVRWEKYQSEEEAALGRGKRVRKAVSYREAFAAHPSEIANESGDEEERVPEQEPEREYTPAGRALKEKYAKLRARQKERLARRNQIEESLPCGRLSGPEATIQCPPDVQNGNEVAGFVQTSKGTFSAIDLDNDKSDGTKAECLSQKTNVYSDLSVSPLSRPPDILPLPQHEGTVYASSESDKLLPVLGLYAPNANRVELSRRNSSRPNARQSRPVGLEFPFSLAPFSGNLMGTHLKGMEPTLDKPQVPDGPGEVSQLHPYPPAPLHDSSRLENTGVNLSDFRDMMMTPKYVEEKLMPRFPVPAKGVLPQHDFLPTLSLGSRVEAGRESIQDFPPIPPLPNFKFPPEDAARYSHQREREMAPSLGLNQMPTFSSIPENHRKVLENIMLRTGSGSSNLHRKRSRVDCWSEDELDFLWIGVRRHGRGNWDSMLRDHRLRFSKNKTPEDLSARWEEEQAKLFDGSSLPMPKPTRPLKPVKSSSFPGFTDGMMTRALQGSKLAMPPKFQSHLTDMKLGFGEVGPPLPPFGASDQLSLQNEHFAPLLPYNNPDKLRETFMRRFYGGLPDLPVTSLNMPFEKPFVPNCFGSGNMGSVGVGVVGSSRFQPRDDEQSAYSKLPGLLGRPLNMLPELRNDYGGESSSTVLLPDPDKLINHHFRSKGKEVIDDGASKKNLPHWLREAVTAPPPPPDPELPSTVSAIAQSVRLLYGEDKPTIPPFVIPGPPPSRPKDPRLILKKKKKSDQLRPIQAEVQGSRQLQAEVQGSKQLPPRNFLGDDAASSSIPQVPELNAFLPSVATMPGLARKEAPHNTSSSAMHQPSQEKMSAELSPSSEVLQLVASSIGPGEQLPPFLPAKSSDLLGSDVSPMKCSLDPAGHSEPNHAGGEQQSHPVDGLGDPQMSDQPENGNSSGKTRLDPPRPDHVDAEEVSSEETVSDHPESDNDP; from the exons ATGAAGGACGACTGTTCATTGACGAATGAAATAAGTAACAGCAACTGGGTCTTGAAACGCAAGCGAAGAAAGCTGCCATGTGGACTGGATTTGGTTAATGGTAAAGAACAAAATTCTGTAGCTTTGGAGGAGACTACGACTTCTGCCAGGAACAAgctaaaatctgaaatttctcCGGATTTGTCTTCatcgaagaagaaaggaaatgatGGG TATTACTATGAATGCGTTATTTGTGATGTTGGAGGCGACTTGTTATGTTGTGATAGCTGTCCCCGGACCTATCATCTCGAGTGCCTTGATCCTCCTCTCAAG CGGATTCCACTGGGGAAATGGCAATGTCCTAAGTGCTGCTCAAAAAATGATTCAGTTGAGCCAATAAGCCATCTCAATTCCAGTTTGAGGCGAGCTCGGACAAAAATTAGTGGGTCAAGATCCAAGACATTGTCTAGCACGGAAAAAGTATCTCGAATACTTGGTAGCTCCCATTTTCCAAGCAAGAGGTCTCTGAGTGGAGGGAAGTCTGTTGTAACCCCAGAAGTTCAGCCGTTGGAAGGTAAACCAGATCTGTCCCCAGGAGAGGACCCATGCACCATCAAGCCTGGTTGCCCATCCCTGGTTTCTACAGAAGGAATCTCTTCCTCTCAGAAAAATGATGATGAACAGAAGGTAGATGTACCTCCAGCAAAAGCACATTCAACCAGAAGGTTAACTTCTCCCTCTGCGCCCGCTTCATCTCATTCTCAGCTGGTGAATTCAGAACAAGATGATGAAGCTTCAGAGAAGAATTCTCAATGTTCTGATGGATTCAACAGTCCAGATAGTCAAGTTGGTATTGGAATTGGTGCTAGTAAAAAGAGAGTTAAGAAAAGAAAGCACGTGCAGAAAAATGATATTCACAAGAAACGCAGGACTGACAATGGAAAGCAAACTATTGCTACTTCTAAGAGCAAGAATAATGATTGCAAGCAAACTATTGCTACTTTTAAGAGACATGGATCGAAGAAGAATGCTGCAAAACCTGGAATAGGTAATTCACAATCAAGAAAGAGAACAATTGTAAACAGGGGTTCTCGGTCTGCTATAGAAGAGAACGGAGGAAAAGAAGGTTCACATGGTCCAACCAAACAGAAG AAGCTTTCTGGGGAATTGAAAAGCCCACCAGTTAAGCCAAAGAAAAGGGACCGTCATGTGAATGATACACCGGTGTGCATAAGCGGCACCATCGGTGAATTTCAGCAG GTCGATCGGGTTTTGGGTTGTCGTGTTAGAG AGAAGCAGGACAGACATCGAGACAGTACTTCCGGCGAAATCCACTTAGATGCAGGAGACAGCGCTGACCTTGTTGATGACAAACAGGCTGATATTAGCATTGACAGTGATATCAAACTGCACAATCTGAATGTACACGAGAGTTCGTTGACCAAGGACTGTAAAAATTGCACCTGCATGGATTCATCGAAGAGTGATACAAAGCATTTAGCTTCTGAAACCAATGTGTTTGAAGATTGTGATGAATCTTCCAAGGCAACAAATGATCAGAAAGGACCAAACGATGGAGTATTGGCAGACTCGGTTAATTTTATAAAGCTGAACAGTAATGACAAAGATGACGTTACTACGACAGGAGAAATACGAGTCTCTGTTGAAGAAAACAACAACGGGGTGCAGGATGAAGCAGGGACGGGATTCAGTCCGGAGAGCATAAATCAGGAGCCTGAACCGGCTGAATGTGCATCTGTCGACCAAGAGGCTCCATCATATGAGTTTTTGGTTAAGTGGGTTGGGAAATCTAATATTCATAATAGTTGGTTACCTGAATCCCAGCTGAAAATTCTGGCTAGGAGAAAGCTAGAAAACTATAAGGCAAAATATGGTACGTCAGTGATTAACATTTGCGAGGAGAGATGGAAACAACCTCAGCGTATTATTGCTCTTCGTTCTTCCAAAGATGGTATTCGTGAAGCTTTTGTGAAGTGGACTGGGCTTTCTTATGATGAATGCACATGGGAGAAGCTCGATGAACCCATTCTGAAAGAATCTTCAATTCTTATTGATGTATTCAATCAGCTGGAACAGCAGGCATTGGAGAAAGATTCTTCTAGGCATGACTCAACTAAGGAGAGGACTGGCCATCCAAGTGAGATCATTACTCTGACAGAGCAACCCAATGAACTTAAGGGCGGTTCACTATTCCCCCACCAGCTTGAAGCACTTAATTGGTTGCGGAAATGCTGGTGTAAGTCTAAGAATGTTATACTTGCAGATGAGATGGGTCTCGGAAAAACAGTATCAGCATGCGCTTTCATTTCATCGCTATATTGTGAATTTAAAGCATCTCTGCCGTGTTTGGTTTTGGTCCCACTATCGACCATGCCCAATTGGCTTTCAGAGTTTTCGTTGTGGGCTCCCGGTTTGAATGTTGTGGAGTATCATGGATCTGCAAAAGCAAGAACAGTTATTCGTCAACATGAATGGCATGCCAGTGATCCAATTGATGGCAATAGGAAAACGGTTTCCCACAAATTCAATGTACTGTTGACCACTTATGAAATGGTTATTGCCGATTCTTCTCATTTGCGTGGTGTTCCATGGGAAGTACTTGTGGTTGACGAGGGCCATCGTCTGAAAAATTCAAGTAGTAAGCTGTTTACTTTGCTGAATACATTTTCATTCCAACATCGTGTACTATTGACTGGTACACCACTTCAAAATAATCTAGGTGAAATGTACAACCTGCTGAGTTTCTTGCAGCCAACTTCATTTCCTTCCGTTTCCTTATTTGAGGAGAAATTTAATGACCTCACAACTGCAGAAAAAGTTGAGGAACTTAAGAAACTTGTTGCTCCGCACATGTTGAGAAGGCTTAAGAAGGATGCCATGCAGAACATTCCCCCCAAAACTGAACGGGTGGTCCCTGTTGAGTTATCATCAATTCAAGCCGAATACTATCGTGCAATTTTAACAAAGAACTACCAGATATTGAGGAATATTGGGAAAGGGGTAGCACAGCAGTCAATGTTAAACATTGTGATGCAGTTAAGAAAAGTATGTAATCATCCCTATCTAATACCTGGTACAGAGCCTGATTCTGGTTCTGTAGAGTTCCTCCATGAAATGAGGATTAAAGCTTCAGCCAAACTGACTCTTCTGCATTCGATGCTCAAGGCTTTTTTCAAAGAAGGTCATCGAGTCCTGATTTTCTCACAGATGACTAAGCTTCTGGATATCCTTGAGGATTATTTAACTATTGAGTTTGGTCCCAAGACATATGAGAGAGTAGATGGTTCTGTTTCCGTCACAGATCGTCAGGCAGCAATTGCTCGCTTTAACCAAGATAAAAGTCGGTTTGTGTTTTTATTATCAACACGCTCTTGTGGGTTGGGAATCAATTTGGCCACCGCTGACACAGTAATTATCTATGATTCTGATTTTAATCCTCATGCTGACATCCAAGCCATGAATCGCGCACATCGGATTGGACAGTCAAATCGGCTCTTGGTATACAGGCTTGTTGTTCAAGCTAGTGTAGAAGAACGTATATTGCAGCTTGCCAAGAAGAAATTGATGCTCGATCAGCTTTTTGTAAACAAATCTGGATCTCAGAAGGAAGTGGAAGATATACTGCGGTGGGGTACGGAAGAACTTTTTGGTGATTCTTCCAATGGTGGCAAGGAGTCTTCAGACAATGATAACAGCAAAACTGAGCCAATGTTAGATGCGGAACATAAGCATAGGAAGAGAGCTGGTAGTTTAGGAGATGTTTACAAGGACAAATGTGCAGATGGTAGCAGCAAGATTGTATGGGATGATAACGCAATTTTTAAATTGCTTGACCGTTCAAATCTTCAGGATGGATCCACTGAGTGCGCTGAAGGAGATGCAGTGAATGATATGCTTGGTTCAGTGAAG TCCCTTGAATGGAACGATGAGCTAATGGAAGAGCGCGAGGGAGGGGAATCACCTCCTGTTTTGAGCGAGGATGTATGTGTTGCAAACTCCGTGAAGAAAGAGGATAGTGTTGTTAATGTTCCTGAAGAAAATGAATGGGATAGACTTCTTCGAGTGAG ATGGGAGAAATATCAAAGTGAGGAAGAAGCAGCTCTTGGTCGGGGGAAGCGTGTCAGAAAAGCTGTTTCCTACAGAGAAGCGTTTGCCGCACATCCAAGTGAAATCGCCAACGAG AGTGGTGACGAAGAGGAACGGGTGCCTGAGCAAGAGCCAGAACGGGAGTATACGCCTGCTGGACGCGCTCTTAAGGAAAAATA TGCTAAGCTCCGTGCTAGACAAAAAGAACGCCTTGCTAGAAGGAATCAAATTGAAGAATCTCTGCCCTGTGGGCGGCTGTCGGGACCTGAGGCAACAATTCAATGTCCACCTGATGTTCAAAATGGTAATGAAGTAGCTGGTTTTGTTCAAACCAGCAAGGGGACTTTCTCGGCAATTGACTTGGACAATGACAAATCAGATGGTACAAAAGCTGAGTGCCTGAGTCAAAAAACAAATGTTTATTCCGATCTTTCTGTTAGTCCTTTAAGCCGCCCTCCAGACATACTTCCGCTCCCCCAACATGAAGGCACGGTCTATGCAAGTTCTGAGTCTGACAAATTGTTACCAGTTCTAGGACTCTATGCACCAAATGCTAATCGGGTCGAGTTATCACGGAGGAATTCTTCGCGGCCAAATGCTAGACAAAGTAGACCGGTTGGTCTGGAATTCCCGTTCAGCCTAGCTCCATTCTCTGGTAATTTAATGGGTACACATCTGAAGGGTATGGAACCAACACTGGACAAACCACAGGTGCCAGATGGCCCTGGAGAAGTTTCACAACTGCATCCT TATCCTCCAGCACCCCTCCATGACTCCAGTCGGCTGGAAAACACTGGGGTCAATTTGTCTGATTTTCGAGATATGATGATGACACCTAAATACGTGGAGGAAAAGCTGATGCCCAGATTCCCAGTTCCAGCTAAAGGTGTACTTCCACAACATGACTTCTTGCCAACCTTATCACTGGGAAGTAGGGTTGAAGCGGGGCGTGAGTCTATCCAAGATTTCCCCCCAATTCCCCCActgccaaatttcaaatttcctcCAGAGGATGCGGCTAGATATAGTCatcagcgagagagagaaatggcaCCTTCTTTGGGGTTGAATCAAATGCCTACATTTTCATCGATTCCGGAGAACCACAGAAAGGTGCTTGAAAATATAATGTTGAGAACTGGGTCTGGGTCTAGTAACCTGCATAGAAAGAGGTCCAGAGTTGATTGCTGGTCCGAGGATGAACTTGATTTCCTTTGGATTGGTGTCCGGAGACATGGACGTGGGAATTGGGATTCCATGCTCAGAGATCATAGGCTGAGGTTCTCAAAGAACAAAACTCCAGAAGATTTGTCGGCGAGATGGGAAGAGGAGCAAGCCAAGCTTTTTGATGGATCATCTCTACCCATGCCAAAGCCCACTAGACCATTGAAACCTGTAAAATCCTCATCATTTCCAGGATTCACGGATGGGATGATGACGAGGGCCTTACAGGGAAGTAAACTTGCTATGCCTCCAAAGTTTCAGTCGCATTTGACCGACATGAAGTTAGGTTTTGGTGAAGTCGGTCCTCCTTTGCCTCCCTTTGGTGCTTCTGATCAATTGAGCCTTCAAAATGAACACTTTGCACCTCTTCTACCTTATAATAACCCTGATAAACTTCGGGAGACTTTTATGCGCCGTTTTTATGGTGGGCTTCCTGATTTGCCTGTGACTTCACTGAACATGCCTTTTGAGAAGCCATTTGTACCAAACTGCTTCGGCTCTGGCAACATGGGTTCTGTGGGTGTGGGTGTGGTTGGCTCAAGCAGATTCCAGCCAAGGGATGATGAGCAGAGTGCGTATTCCAAGTTGCCTGGTCTCTTGGGTAGACCTCTTAATATGTTGCCTGAATTGCGAAATGATTATGGGGGTGAATCAAGCAGTACAGTGTTGTTGCCTGACCCTGATAAGCTTATAAATCATCATTTCCGCTCTAAGGGGAAAGAAGTAATAGATGATGGTGCTTCGAAGAAAAATTTACCCCATTGGCTCCGAGAAGCTGTGACtgcacctccaccaccaccagatCCTGAGCTGCCGTCCACTGTATCTGCAATAGCTCAATCAGTTAGACTGTTATATGGGGAAGATAAGCCTACTATTCCTCCTTTTGTGATACCGGGGCCACCTCCTTCTCGACCTAAGGATCCAAGACTCattcttaaaaagaaaaagaagtcagATCAATTGAGGCCCATCCAGGCAGAAGTCCAAGGGAGCAGGCAACTCCAGGCAGAAGTCCAGGGGAGCAAGCAACTCCCTCCGCGAAATTTCTTAGGTGATGATGCTGCTTCGAGTTCTATCCCTCAGGTCCCTGAGCTTAATGCATTTCTACCATCGGTGGCCACAATGCCTGGTCTTGCTCGGAAGGAGGCTCCACATAACACCTCATCTTCAGCGATGCATCAACCTTCTCAAGAGAAAATGAGTGCAGAACTGTCCCCATCGTCTGAAGTACTTCAGTTGGTTGCTTCCAGCATTGGTCCTGGTGAACAGCTTCCTCCTTTTCTGCCTGCGAAAAGCTCAGATCTCCTTGGAAGTGATGTGTCCCCAATGAAATGCAGTCTTGACCCTGCAGGCCATTCTGAACCAAATCATGCTGGAGGCGAGCAGCAATCACATCCTGTCGATGGGCTTGGAGATCCCCAGATGTCAGACCAGCCTGAAAATGGGAATTCTTCTGGTAAGACCCGGTTGGATCCTCCTCGCCCTGATCATGTTGATGCAGAGGAAGTCTCGTCTGAGGAGACTGTTtcggatcatcccgagagtgaCAACGATCCATAA